From the genome of Streptomyces sp. NBC_01260, one region includes:
- a CDS encoding dihydrofolate reductase family protein yields the protein MRKLVYFIASTLDGFIAGPDGADPTGPDGFWPIPEDYIGHLIAEYPETLPGPARAALSISAAGTHFDTVLEGRRSYEIGLKAGVTDAYPHLRHIVFSRTLGESPDPAVEVVADDPVARVRELKQEEGKDIWLVGGGELASALYSEIDTMIVKLSPVTIGAGIPLFSDKATFNPLSWALTDHKVLDSGAMFLTYDCATTIVTLSVTD from the coding sequence GTGCGCAAGCTCGTGTACTTCATCGCCTCCACCCTGGACGGCTTCATAGCCGGTCCGGACGGCGCCGACCCCACCGGGCCGGACGGATTCTGGCCGATCCCGGAGGACTACATCGGGCACCTGATCGCCGAGTACCCGGAGACCCTGCCCGGCCCCGCCCGTGCCGCGCTGTCCATCTCGGCGGCGGGCACGCACTTCGACACCGTCCTCGAAGGACGCAGGTCCTACGAGATCGGCCTCAAGGCCGGAGTGACCGACGCCTACCCGCATCTGCGGCACATCGTGTTCTCCCGGACGCTGGGCGAGAGCCCGGACCCCGCGGTGGAGGTCGTGGCCGACGACCCGGTGGCGCGGGTCAGGGAGCTGAAGCAGGAGGAGGGCAAGGACATCTGGCTGGTCGGCGGCGGGGAGCTGGCGAGCGCCCTGTACTCCGAGATCGACACAATGATCGTCAAGCTGAGCCCGGTGACCATCGGCGCCGGTATCCCGCTCTTCTCCGACAAGGCCACGTTCAACCCGCTGAGCTGGGCGCTCACTGATCACAAGGTCCTGGACAGCGGGGCGATGTTCCTGACGTACGACTGCGCCACCACGATCGTCACCCTCTCGGTCACCGACTGA
- a CDS encoding HIT family protein, with amino-acid sequence MTDDGCVFCSIVRGRTDASVVHEDESVLAFMDLRPVNPGHLLVVPKAHASGLEDLQPDVGVQVWKVAHRLGRAMRRSGLRCEGVNLLLADGEAAFQEVFHVHLHVIPRFAGDPFRIHSDWRVHEREQLDVSAAAVRSGLAALGDTQA; translated from the coding sequence GTGACGGACGACGGATGCGTCTTCTGCTCGATCGTGCGCGGCCGGACGGATGCCAGCGTTGTCCACGAGGACGAGTCAGTGCTCGCCTTCATGGATCTCCGGCCCGTGAACCCGGGTCACCTGCTGGTCGTTCCCAAGGCCCACGCGTCAGGGCTGGAGGACCTTCAGCCGGACGTCGGCGTCCAGGTCTGGAAGGTCGCGCACCGGCTCGGGCGGGCCATGCGCCGATCGGGCCTGCGGTGCGAGGGTGTCAACCTCCTTCTCGCGGACGGCGAAGCGGCGTTCCAAGAAGTCTTCCATGTGCACCTGCATGTCATCCCCCGCTTCGCAGGCGATCCGTTTCGCATTCACTCCGACTGGCGCGTGCACGAGCGGGAGCAGCTCGACGTGTCGGCCGCGGCCGTCCGCAGCGGGCTCGCCGCCCTGGGTGACACGCAGGCCTGA